The proteins below are encoded in one region of Triticum aestivum cultivar Chinese Spring chromosome 1B, IWGSC CS RefSeq v2.1, whole genome shotgun sequence:
- the LOC123103393 gene encoding LEAF RUST 10 DISEASE-RESISTANCEUS RECEPTOR-LIKE PROTEIN KINASE-like 2.4 isoform X3: MGNTGAFHHSITLQSLTVFSLVAVFAADHVLGGDDGCSPFSCGHLQDIRPPFRRRGDPLECGVEAYELGCTSSKATIHINTGTYYVTAINYTGSYFWAMDPNFNTSSSCPLPPWNHVPYVGHYGIDSISPPGFRYLVPQSYEAACFANCSQAVTNNSAYKPVACLSANNSHVYVWVSNYTYCAVEDLESYCGYLAEIPFGNEYSPDWRQLQNASYADITQFTSKGFTVRFPVDTIYRRPSTSVMLRKNINLCLNNSISYFKEQIFGTSIVNWTHAIFWSEVHFLECVTQSSNNHYYTTKLVLIVATIVSAIAIPKFFFVMCRFLLAPLAVWIFLAYKYMKTRLIIDAVENFLRIQQMIGPARYSYTDIVAVTSHFRDKLGQGCYGSVYKGVLLPGGVHVAVKMLEGNSNCNGEDFISEVSTIGRIHHVNVVRLVGFCSEEMRRALVYEYMPNGSLDKYIFSTEKSFSWDKLNEIALGIARGINYLHQGCDMQILHFDIKPHNILLDSNFIPKVADFGLAKLYPKGDSFVPLSAMRGTIGYIAPEMISRSFGVISSKSDVYSFGMLLLEMAGGRRNADPKMGSSSQAYYPSWVYDQLTQEEAGEISPVAANMHELEKKLCVVALWCIQMRSRDRPTMSEVIQILEAGADGLQMPSRPFFCDEGHIHVEDSYHFTSELTAVSEEELTVVSEEDDGEIYSV; the protein is encoded by the exons ATGGGGAACACTGGTGCATTTCATCATTCTATTACCCTACAATCCTTAACTGTCTTCTCCCTTGTTGCAGTTTTTGCAGCAGATCATGTCCTGGGAGGAGATGATGGGTGCTCACCTTTCTCCTGTGGGCATCTCCAAGACATACGACCCCCTTTCCGTCGGCGAGGTGATCCTCTTGAGTGCGGTGTTGAAGCATACGAGCTGGGTTGTACCAGTAGCAAGGCTACAATTCACATCAACACAGGAACATACTATGTGACTGCCATCAACTACACCGGTTCCTACTTCTGGGCCATGGATCCCAACTTCAATACCAGTAGCAGCTGCCCTCTTCCACCGTGGAATCATGTTCCTTACGTTGGACACTACGGAATTGATTCAATTTCACCACCTGGCTTTCGGTATTTGGTCCCTCAAAGCTATGAAGCAGCTTGTTTTGCTAATTGTTCGCAAGCAGTAACGAATAATAGTGCATACAAGCCCGTTGCTTGCCTGAGTGCCAACAATTCACATGTTTATGTCTGGGTGTCTAATTACACGTACTGTGCGGTTGAAGATCTTGAATCTTATTGTGGATACCTGGCAGAGATTCCATTTGGTAACGAGTATTCTCCTGATTGGCGACAGCTGCAGAATGCAAGTTATGCAGATATCACACAATTCACAAGTAAGGGGTTTACTGTCCGATTTCCTGTGGACACCATTTACAGGAGGCCTTCTACTTCTGTGATGTTAAGAAAGAACATCAATTTATGCCTCAACAATTCAATCAG CTACTTCAAGGAGCAAATATTTGGCACAAGCATTGTTAATTGGACTCATGCTATTTTCTGGAGTGAGGTGCACTTCTTAGAATGCGTGACTCAGAGCTCTAACAATCACTACTACACAACAAAGTTGGTTTTGATTGTTGCAACCATAGTATCTGCTATTGCTATCCCAAAGTTCTTTTTTG TAATGTGCAGGTTCTTGTTGGCACCCCTGGCTGTATGGATATTCCTAGCCTACAAGTACATGAAAACAAGGCTCATAATTGATGCAGTTGAGAATTTCCTCAGGATTCAACAAATGATTGGCCCGGCGAGGTACTCCTACACAGATATAGTTGCAGTCACAAGCCATTTCAGAGATAAATTGGGCCAAGGGTGCTACGGCTCTGTGTACAAGGGCGTGCTACTCCCAGGCGGCGTCCATGTCGCCGTCAAGATGCTAGAGGGCAATTCCAACTGCAATGGAGAAGATTTCATCAGCGAGGTCTCCACCATCGGCAGGATCCACCACGTCAACGTGGTGCGTTTAGTGGGGTTCTGCTCAGAGGAAATGCGAAGGGCCTTAGTCTACGAGTACATGCCCAATGGTTCTCTGGACAAGTACATCTTCTCTACCGAGAAGAGCTTCTCATGGGACAAGCTCAACGAGATCGCTTTGGGCATTGCCAGGGGGATCAACTACTTACATCAGGGGTGCGACATGCAGATTCTGCACTTTGACATCAAGCCGCACAACATCCTTCTTGACAGCAATTTCATCCCAAAGGTCGCCGATTTTGGGCTCGCCAAGCTGTACCCTAAGGGAGACAGTTTCGTGCCACTGAGTGCCATGCGGGGAACCATAGGCTACATAGCCCCCGAGATGATATCCCGGAGCTTCGGCGTCATATCTAGCAAGtccgacgtgtacagcttcgggATGTTGCTGCTGGAGATGGCCGGCGGGAGAAGGAACGCTGATCCAAAGATGGGGTCCTCAAGCCAGGCGTACTACCCATCATGGGTGTATGACCAGCTGACTCAAGAAGAAGCGGGCGAGATATCTCCGGTTGCTGCCAACATGCACGAGCTGGAGAAGAAGCTGTGCGTTGTCGCATTATGGTGTATTCAGATGAGGTCTCGTGATCGGCCGACGATGAGCGAGGTCATTCAGATCCTGGAGGCTGGAGCTGATGGCCTACAGATGCCTTCGAGGCCGTTTTTCTGCGACGAAGGGCACATCCACGTAGAGGACTCTTACCATTTCACTTCGGAGCTGACAGCGGTCTCGGAGGAGGAATTGACCGTGGTATCGGAGGAAGACGACGGTGAGATATACAGTGTGTGA